A segment of the Marinomonas posidonica IVIA-Po-181 genome:
CCGGGGAAAACAATAATCGGTCATCAGCGTGTTTATGCGCTTAGAGCCTTACGGCCGCGAGCACGACGACGAGCGATAACTTGACGTCCGCCTTTAGTTGCCATGCGGGCACGGAAACCGTGGTTACGTTTGCGTTTCAATACGCTAGGTTGAAAAGTTCTTTTCATTTTAGTTTCTCTCACTGAAGCAGTGTTTCAGTTTTGAGGGTTAGCGGTCGCCAAGCCTCAGCATTTGATTGTCAAATCAGGGCGCGGATTTTAGAGCCTTTCCATAGTAAGTTCAATGCTTTGCTGGTTTTTTATTGCTAAAAATTTAACCACAAAAGCATTAAAGTGGTTATGCACAGCTTAGTACAGCTAAAGTGGATAAGATTTTTAGAAAATCTTATTTTTATGCACA
Coding sequences within it:
- the rpmH gene encoding 50S ribosomal protein L34, encoding MKRTFQPSVLKRKRNHGFRARMATKGGRQVIARRRARGRKALSA